One Malus sylvestris chromosome 14, drMalSylv7.2, whole genome shotgun sequence DNA segment encodes these proteins:
- the LOC126598352 gene encoding uncharacterized protein LOC126598352, whose translation MLEAELCGSRILSPFREESGDEELSVLPRHTKVIVTGNNRTKSILVGLQGVVKKAVGLGGWHWLVLKNGVEVKLQRNALSVLEHPTGNEEDSNLEYSSSSSDHGDKENDFSRCFEFHKHSKPRVRFSRPYVPSSATKSMNRGSYREVQYIQAPQSRVNLGKLGTSSLRRYCRHFNLLSGNSNPTREQLINAAQRHFTSQQMPLDEVSVVTEFVDAGRSRKWKQAERQM comes from the exons ATGCTGGAGGCAGAGCTCTGTGGTTCTCGGATTCTATCGCCTTTTCGCGAAGAAAGCGGGGATGAGGAACTTTCAGTTCTTCCCAGGCACACAAAGGTTATTGTCACTGGAAACAATAGAACAAAGTCTATTTTGGTGGGTCTTCAAGGCGTGGTCAAGAAAGCTGTTGGCCTTGGGGGTTGGCACTGGCTG GTTCTGAAAAATGGGGTTGAAGTTAAGCTGCAAAGGAATGCATTGAGTGTGCTCGAACATCCTACAGGGAATGAGGAAGATTCCAATCTTGAGTACTCTAGCAGCAGCTCTGACCACGGTGATAAGGAAAATGATTTCT CTAGATGTTTTGAGTTCCATAAGCATAGTAAACCAAGAGTTCGATTTTCAAGGCCATATGTTCCATCCTCAGCAACCAAGTCAATGAATCGTGGCAGTTATAGAGAAGTTCAATACATCCAAGCACCCCAGTCG AGAGTAAACTTGGGAAAACTAGGAACAAGCTCGTTGAGGAGGTATTGCAGACACTTCAATCTT TTAAGCGGGAATTCTAATCCAACAAGGGAACAGTTGATCAATGCTGCACAACGACATTTTACCTCGCAGCAG ATGCCGTTGGATGAGGTATCTGTGGTCACTGAGTTCGTCGATGCAGGCAGGAGTAGGAAGTGGAAACAAGCAGAGCGACAAATGTGA